The following are from one region of the Harpia harpyja isolate bHarHar1 chromosome 4, bHarHar1 primary haplotype, whole genome shotgun sequence genome:
- the LOC128141206 gene encoding uncharacterized protein LOC128141206 — translation MEPFYLYDLGFLTENKAIQRILCPMAAQLCHLILALEWEDGICQDFPNLGENAEKLAKATEELASVARRLAEESSDEVFKEETCPAAESLILAGRCVLLAAHKLHVQPENPSHREELAVSAKRVLTETVKILQMEDAAGARRIIQAASWLLECLSVLQDAGDMPGLLAAFRAFSKALLLLSNLTAKRLKELRDCPRQRRLAQTLQLLQKCVPLLHAAKHSDPKHSWDQQVNLSKGYAFQLTERTIKELTSLLINNTGSEQPWERNGTFSQHVSRLLALLSRPDPVHLSDSEFSAHVEAVIFYCLLLADSSRPDLKLDLVKHCWVLLQLRKSICSHVSQQEGWPGQSWGESSLEEECHTMRKEVETLDQAVLTATLCQILDTFLEGKEPLRQLVEDALSLAGNGQAQGMV, via the exons ATGGAGCCTTTTTATCTCTATGACCTCGGGTtcctaacagaaaacaaagctatTCAAAGGATCCTCTGCCCCATGGCTGCGCAGCTCTGCCATCTAATCCTTGCCCTGGAATGGGAAGATGGGATTTGTCAGGACTTTCCCAATTTAGGGGAGAATGCAGAAAAATTAGCCAAAGCCACAGAAGAACTCGCTTCTGTTGCAAGAAG GTTGGCTGAGGAGTCCAGCGACGAGGTGTTCAAGGAGGAGACGTGTCCCGCGGCCGAGTCCCTCATCCTGGCAGGGAGGTGCGTGCTGCTGGCGGCCCACAAGCTCCACGTGCAGCCGGAGAACCCTAGCCACAGGGAGGAGCTGGCTGTGTCGGCAAAGAGGGTCTTAACAGAGACAGTGAAG ATCCTTCAGATGGAAGACGCTGCTGGGGCAAGGAGGATAATTCAGGCTGCCAGCTGGCTTTTGGAGTGCTTGAGCGTGCTGCAGGATGCAGGGGACATGCCAGGACTGTTGGCTGCTTTCCGGGCCTTTTCCAAGGCCCTGCTTCTGCTGAGCAATCTGACAGCAAAGCGCCTCAAGGAACTCAGAGATTGTCCTCGACAGAGGAGATTGGCCCAAACTTTGCAGCTCCTTCAGAAGTGTGTTCCTTTGCTCCACGCAGCCAAGCACAGTGATCCTAAACACTCCTGGGATCAGCAAGTGAACCTCTCCAAAGGCTATGCTTTCCAGCTGACGGAGAGGACCATCAAAGAGCTCACTTCCCTGCTTATCAACAATACGGGCAGCGAGCAGCCATGGGAGAGAAATGGGACCTTCTCCCAGCACGTGAGCAGGCTGCTGGCTCTCCTCTCTCGCCCAGACCCAGTGCATCTCTCCGACAGTGAGTTCAGTGCTCATGTGGAAGCGGTCATTTTCTACTGCCTGCTTCTAGCAGACTCGTCCAGGCCAGATCTAAAGCTGGACCTGGTAAAACATTGCTGGGTTCTGCTACAGCTGAGGAAGAGCATCTGCAGCCATGTAAGCCAGCAGGAGGGATGGCCAGGGCAAAGCTGGGGAGAAAGCAGCCTGGAGGAGGAATGTCACACCATGAGAAAGGAGGTGGAGACTCTCGACCAGGCAGTGCTCACAGCTACTCTGTGCCAAATCCTCGACACCTTCTTAGAGGGAAAGGAGCCCCTGAGGCAGTTAGTTGAAGATGCCCTCAGCCTTGCTG GAAATGGCCAAGCACAGGGAATGGTGTGA